CACCGGATCGACGGCTACGAGTTCAACGGTCCGGTCAAGGTCTGGGGCCACAACTACTTCGACAAGCCGTCCGTCGTCAACGAGGTCGAGTACGACGAGACGTGGCTGGTAGAGGAGTACGAGTTCACGGCGTCGGCGACCGACCGCCCGGTGAAGGTCCCCATCACGGGTCCGTACACCCTCGCGAACTGGTCGTTCAACGAGGCCTACGACGACGAAGAGTCGCTCGCGTACGACCTCGCGGACCTGGTCAACGAGGAAATCGAAAAGCTCGTCGAGGCTGGCGCTCGCTACATCCAGATCGACGAACCCGCCCTCGCGACCACCCCCGACGACCACGCCATCGTCGGCGAGTGTCTCGAGCGCATCGTCGCCGACATCCCCGAGGACGTGCGAATCGGCCTCCACGTTTGCTACGGAGACTACTCGCGGATCTACCCCGAAATACTGGAGTTCCCCGTCGACGAATTCGACCTCGAACTCGCCAACGGCGACTACGACCAGCTCGAGGTGTTCAAAGACCCCGAATTCACCAAGGACCTGGCCTTCGGCGTCGTCGACGTCCACGACGCCGAGGTCGAGTCGGTCGAGGAAATCGAACGCAACATCGAGAAGGGACTCGAGGTCGTCCCTCCGGAACAGTTGGTCGTCTCGCCCGACTGCGGCGTGAAACTCCTCCCCCGTGAGGTCGCCTACGGCAAGATGAAGAACATGGTCGACGCGGCTCGCAACGTCGAGCAGCGCCTCGACGAGGGCGACCTCGAGGTGCAGTCGCGAGCGGCGCCGGCGGACGACTGAGCAACCCACTACCTCGTTTTCAGCCGACTCACTCTCGTCCGACCCGTTCTCGGCGTGATTCTCCTCGTCCTCGAGCGACTGCCATCCACGTCACGAGCCCCCGAACCACTGCAAACCGTGACACCATCCAAACCGTTTTGCGCGCCCGGTACCCAGGGCCGACAATGACCGTACGAGCAG
This region of Natronosalvus halobius genomic DNA includes:
- a CDS encoding methionine synthase, with protein sequence MSQHQNANKDQFRPKDHAAEHFLLTTVVGSYPKPKWLNRAKELYQDPEHGFDADDYQEAKDDAARLITNEHERAGLDVVVDGEMRRNEMVEYFAHRIDGYEFNGPVKVWGHNYFDKPSVVNEVEYDETWLVEEYEFTASATDRPVKVPITGPYTLANWSFNEAYDDEESLAYDLADLVNEEIEKLVEAGARYIQIDEPALATTPDDHAIVGECLERIVADIPEDVRIGLHVCYGDYSRIYPEILEFPVDEFDLELANGDYDQLEVFKDPEFTKDLAFGVVDVHDAEVESVEEIERNIEKGLEVVPPEQLVVSPDCGVKLLPREVAYGKMKNMVDAARNVEQRLDEGDLEVQSRAAPADD